In [Leptolyngbya] sp. PCC 7376, a genomic segment contains:
- a CDS encoding GerMN domain-containing protein has translation MMVLSQRRFGALWAVAIAALILVGCDEETTQNSTNNTETPSETPTLTAESKEPRVYWLEDNGDRLELVPESVMTTKSNAGETLDQLMIELTQTTPEGDRSSALPENTKVISHTIQDDGIVINLSEEFTLGGGSASMIGRLGQVLYTATSIEPDAAVWFQIEGQPLELLGGEGLVVEQPMTRAIFEQEFEL, from the coding sequence ATGATGGTACTTTCTCAAAGAAGGTTTGGAGCGCTCTGGGCTGTGGCGATCGCCGCGCTAATTTTAGTGGGTTGTGATGAAGAAACGACTCAAAACTCAACGAATAATACTGAAACGCCTTCTGAAACGCCAACTTTAACGGCTGAATCCAAAGAGCCGAGGGTTTATTGGCTCGAAGATAATGGCGATCGCCTTGAGCTTGTGCCAGAGTCAGTGATGACGACAAAATCGAATGCGGGTGAAACTCTAGATCAATTGATGATTGAGCTAACGCAAACTACACCGGAAGGTGATCGCTCCTCAGCATTACCAGAAAATACAAAGGTGATTAGCCACACAATTCAGGATGATGGCATTGTGATTAATCTGTCAGAAGAATTCACGCTTGGCGGCGGTAGTGCATCGATGATTGGCCGATTGGGGCAGGTTTTGTATACAGCGACTAGTATTGAACCTGATGCCGCAGTGTGGTTTCAGATCGAGGGGCAACCACTAGAGTTATTGGGTGGTGAAGGGTTAGTTGTTGAACAGCCCATGACTCGCGCCATTTTCGAGCAAGAATTTGAGCTTTAA
- a CDS encoding lysozyme, which yields MFTIRATQNTFLKRQPIASSELPSAYKKYSPKGTEWSVDSSSPDVDDHIKIELAYGAGTWYAYSFHWDGFPQTVAPQPKSLRTIKAAQDTYLKREIRPASELSNAYKKLSKQGTEWKIESYSLETDDHIKIELAYGAGTWYVYAFHWEGFPNIQPLSPPAKPTMITIRATQDTYLKREIKPASELPDAYKKLNKKGTEWQVENFTEEAGDHMKIDLAYGSGTWYLYKLHWEGFPGSASAAAASSGSTSGGGSIDGVPVSAIDLIKKFEGIELHAYPDPLTGGDPWTIGYGSTFYENGAKVKKGDTITKEQAERELINNCKKSFLPHLAKIPHFNEMDDNQKGAILSFAYNLGARFYGANNFETITRTLKNKDWGNMRKALILYRNPGSNVEAGLLRRRNAEADVWFTNVKENK from the coding sequence ATGTTCACCATCCGTGCCACTCAGAATACTTTCCTGAAACGCCAACCCATAGCCTCATCCGAGCTACCCAGCGCTTATAAAAAGTATTCACCCAAAGGCACAGAATGGAGCGTTGATAGTTCGAGCCCAGATGTCGATGATCACATCAAAATTGAGCTGGCCTATGGTGCCGGAACTTGGTATGCCTACTCTTTTCACTGGGATGGTTTCCCCCAAACCGTCGCTCCCCAACCCAAATCGCTCCGAACCATTAAGGCTGCCCAAGATACCTACCTAAAACGTGAAATCAGACCTGCTTCCGAACTATCAAATGCTTACAAAAAGCTTTCTAAACAAGGAACAGAATGGAAAATCGAGAGCTATTCCTTAGAAACGGATGACCATATCAAAATTGAACTGGCCTATGGTGCCGGAACTTGGTATGTCTACGCTTTTCACTGGGAAGGCTTCCCCAATATTCAACCTCTCTCTCCTCCTGCCAAACCCACTATGATTACAATCCGCGCTACCCAAGATACCTATCTCAAACGTGAAATCAAACCAGCTTCTGAATTACCCGATGCCTATAAAAAATTGAATAAAAAAGGCACAGAATGGCAAGTCGAAAACTTTACCGAAGAAGCAGGCGACCATATGAAAATCGACCTCGCTTATGGCTCCGGGACTTGGTATCTCTACAAACTCCATTGGGAAGGCTTTCCAGGGAGTGCTTCTGCCGCAGCGGCAAGCTCTGGCTCCACTAGTGGCGGCGGTAGTATCGATGGCGTACCAGTATCGGCCATTGACCTCATCAAAAAATTTGAAGGCATTGAACTCCATGCCTATCCTGATCCCCTTACAGGTGGCGACCCTTGGACAATTGGCTATGGTTCGACCTTCTATGAAAATGGCGCGAAGGTAAAAAAAGGCGACACAATTACCAAAGAACAAGCAGAGCGAGAGCTGATTAATAACTGCAAAAAATCATTCCTGCCACACCTCGCGAAAATCCCTCATTTTAATGAGATGGATGATAATCAAAAGGGTGCCATTCTTTCGTTTGCCTATAATCTCGGTGCTCGTTTCTACGGTGCAAATAACTTTGAAACCATTACCCGCACCCTAAAAAATAAGGATTGGGGCAATATGCGTAAAGCATTAATCCTTTATCGTAATCCCGGCTCGAATGTAGAAGCTGGTTTACTACGTCGCCGGAATGCCGAGGCTGATGTTTGGTTTACCAACGTCAAAGAAAATAAGTAA
- the argC gene encoding N-acetyl-gamma-glutamyl-phosphate reductase, whose protein sequence is MSNTAKISVGIVGASGYGGVQLVRLLHDHPNVELVYLGGNSSAGKPYAELYPHVGHRIDMTIEPIDLDVIAERCDVVFLGLPNGLACKFAPELVAKGCKVLDLSADYRFENLDTYKTWYKTERTDQDTNAIAIYGLPELYRDDIRQATLVGCPGCYVTASLLALSPLFKQGLIQPETAIIDAKSGTSGGGRQGKINLLLAEADASLGAYGVASHRHTPEIEQTCSKLASQDIRVQFTPHLIPMPRGILATVYATLRDPGLVRDDLLTIYKAFYRASACVEILPNGVYPQTKWACGTNLCYLGVEVDHRTGRVIVMSAIDNLLKGQSGQAVQCMNIMMGLEETTGLPQLAFYP, encoded by the coding sequence ATGAGTAATACAGCAAAAATTTCAGTCGGGATTGTTGGAGCATCGGGGTATGGTGGCGTCCAGTTAGTGCGCTTGCTCCATGACCACCCCAATGTAGAACTCGTTTATCTGGGTGGTAATAGCAGTGCTGGCAAGCCTTATGCTGAGCTGTATCCCCATGTTGGTCACCGCATTGATATGACTATCGAGCCGATTGACCTTGATGTTATTGCCGAGCGCTGTGATGTTGTATTCCTCGGTTTGCCTAATGGTCTTGCTTGTAAGTTTGCACCAGAACTCGTCGCGAAAGGGTGCAAAGTCCTAGATTTGTCCGCTGACTATCGCTTTGAAAATTTAGACACTTATAAAACTTGGTACAAAACCGAACGTACCGATCAAGATACCAATGCGATCGCCATTTATGGTTTACCCGAACTTTATCGGGACGACATTCGCCAAGCTACACTCGTGGGCTGCCCCGGCTGCTATGTCACTGCTAGTTTGCTTGCACTCTCCCCTCTCTTTAAACAGGGATTAATTCAGCCAGAGACTGCCATTATCGATGCAAAATCTGGCACATCAGGTGGTGGACGACAGGGCAAAATCAACTTGCTGTTAGCTGAAGCTGATGCGTCTCTTGGGGCCTATGGTGTCGCTTCCCACAGACATACACCAGAAATCGAGCAAACCTGTAGCAAGCTCGCAAGCCAAGATATTCGCGTTCAATTTACGCCGCACCTCATCCCAATGCCTCGGGGCATTCTGGCAACAGTTTATGCAACGCTCCGTGATCCGGGTTTAGTAAGGGATGATTTGCTCACAATTTATAAAGCGTTTTACCGTGCGTCTGCCTGCGTCGAAATTTTACCGAATGGCGTATATCCCCAAACGAAATGGGCTTGCGGCACAAATCTCTGTTACCTCGGCGTTGAAGTTGACCATCGTACCGGACGAGTAATTGTGATGTCAGCAATCGACAATCTACTTAAAGGCCAGTCGGGACAGGCTGTTCAGTGTATGAATATTATGATGGGATTAGAGGAAACCACGGGTTTACCGCAGCTCGCGTTTTATCCCTAA
- a CDS encoding biopolymer transporter ExbD codes for MKLPEDGDRPLSINLVPMIDVIFSILAFFILSTLFLVPSEGLDINLPEALRTESQTQEALKVGINAQGQIRFQQQDIELENLVELVEAELTAEQTQIIIQADAEVDHGRVVAVMDQLRQIPGLQLAIATIQPE; via the coding sequence ATGAAGTTACCAGAAGATGGCGATCGCCCCCTCAGTATTAATCTTGTGCCGATGATCGATGTGATTTTTTCGATTTTGGCCTTCTTTATTCTGTCGACTTTGTTTCTTGTCCCTTCTGAAGGATTGGATATTAATCTCCCTGAAGCCTTGCGTACCGAAAGTCAGACTCAAGAAGCCTTGAAGGTAGGTATTAATGCCCAAGGACAAATCCGTTTTCAACAGCAAGACATTGAGTTGGAAAATTTGGTGGAGCTTGTGGAAGCCGAACTCACTGCAGAACAGACTCAAATTATTATTCAAGCAGATGCAGAAGTTGACCATGGCCGGGTGGTTGCCGTGATGGATCAGCTTCGCCAAATTCCAGGTTTACAGTTGGCGATCGCCACGATTCAGCCTGAGTAG
- the folB gene encoding dihydroneopterin aldolase, whose amino-acid sequence MDIISIRDIRGYGYTGFLEEEKVLGQWFEVDLELEVDLASVGVSDNLEDSVDYRQVIELTKATITNDRFDLVERLAAAIATKLLAIEKIQSVRVCLTKPHPPIPDFSGSVVIDITRKKG is encoded by the coding sequence GTGGATATTATTTCAATTCGTGATATTCGTGGCTATGGTTATACCGGTTTTCTCGAGGAAGAAAAAGTGCTCGGGCAATGGTTTGAGGTTGATCTGGAGCTAGAGGTAGATCTTGCGTCGGTTGGGGTCAGTGACAACCTTGAAGACTCGGTAGATTATCGTCAGGTGATTGAGTTAACGAAGGCGACGATCACAAATGATCGTTTTGATTTAGTGGAGCGTTTAGCGGCGGCGATCGCCACAAAATTGCTGGCAATAGAAAAAATACAATCTGTCAGAGTTTGTTTAACGAAGCCTCACCCACCTATTCCCGATTTTTCCGGCAGCGTCGTGATAGATATCACACGGAAAAAGGGCTGA